The genomic window GAATTTAAGCAGGCTAGTCTTGACTCAGGTATGGACGAAGCTACTGCTGATATGATGACAAGCTTTCAAACTTGGATACATGATGGTACCCTAGATTCAAACAGCAATGACTTACCTGAAGTCTTGGGTCACGAATTACCAAGTTTAGTAGATTCAGCTAAGGAAGTTCTTGCCAAAATTTAAGGTGTGGTGTGAACAATGAAATATTCACATAAATTAAGCGATGCCGTGCATATCTTGGCATTCGTTGATATTTTTCAAGACGGTGACCTTTCAAGTAAAATGATTGCGTCCAGCGTTGAATCAAATCCAAGTCTGATCAGAAGATTAATGTCGCTTTTGAAAAAAGCCGGCTTGTTGAGTACTCAGCCAGGGACTGTTGCCCCCAAATTAAGTCGACCAGCTTCAGACATCAGTCTGCTTGATATTTATCAGGCTCTGGACGAAGAACGGAATCTTTTGCATATCGATCCCAAAACTAATCCCAATTGTTTGGTCGGCGGAAATATTCAAGAAACCTTGGATGAGGCTTATGCAAGAGTTCAGAGCTCTGCCGAAAAAGAAATGTCGCAGATCACATTGCAAAGTATTATCGATGGAATTTTGGATAGACATGCTAAAAAGACAGCTGATGATTCAAATTCTTAAAAGAATCTCTGACTAATACAAACAACTTTAAAAAGGTAGTGGAAGATAATCAATTAATTATCTCTCACTACCTTTTTGTTTGTTCCGGAACCAATACGGAATATCCTTCACTTCATTTATGCATTATTTTGCTAAAGTTCTTTTATTTTAATTTCATTTATTATAAGTTATGTCTAATTAATACCACAATTAAAACTAATGTAAAGGATACGTAACAGTGGACGAAGAAATTAAAATAATTAAACAACCAGGCTTGAACATTAACAATTCAATTCATTCAGTACATCTATCATCTGCCGAGCGCAAAATTCTATTAAATAAATTGACTGATGCTCAACGGGATACTCTTGAAGAACATAGAAGATTCAGAGTGAATTCAATGCTATTAACTCAGTTTAACGAGACTGGGACTGAATGGATGTTTATTGAAAAACAAATTGA from Companilactobacillus sp. includes these protein-coding regions:
- a CDS encoding Rrf2 family transcriptional regulator is translated as MKYSHKLSDAVHILAFVDIFQDGDLSSKMIASSVESNPSLIRRLMSLLKKAGLLSTQPGTVAPKLSRPASDISLLDIYQALDEERNLLHIDPKTNPNCLVGGNIQETLDEAYARVQSSAEKEMSQITLQSIIDGILDRHAKKTADDSNS